Part of the Kordiimonas pumila genome is shown below.
CGCAGGCAAACCCTTCTGCTATACCCCTTGATAGTCCCTTTCATACCCCTGTTCATAAGACATGGTACGAATATAGCCCGGCAAAGGCAAAGGCGCTGCTGAAAGAGGCGGGCTATCACGGCCAAGCGCTAACGATCAAAACTAACCGCAAAATTCCGTACATGTTTGAAAATGCCATTGCAATTCAAGCAATGCTAACAGCGGTTGGCATAAATGCTCCACTCGAGGTGGTAGACTGGGCAACCCAGCTTAGTGATTTTTTCAGTGGAAATTTTCAGCTTTCGGCATTTGGGTATTCTGGCCGTACACATCCTGCATTGAACTATGACAGCTTTCTCGGGCTTAAGGACGACAAGCCAAATATGCAGTGGGATAATCATGCCATGCTGGAACTGCTGCAAAAGGCAGAGCAGGAGCCCCTTGTTGAGCGCCAAAAACAGCTATTTGAGCAAATCCATCTCGCCATGTACGACGAGGTCCCCATCATCGGGCTTTTCAACGAATACGGTGCCGACGTAACCCGCACGAACATCCAAGGGTACGAACCATGGGTTATGGGGCGGCCCCGTTTATGGGGTGTGCGGAAAGAGGAGCGCTAACAGGCGATTGTTATGTTTAGTTATACACTTAAAAAAATAATCATGACGATACCGACGCTGTTCATTCTTGCGCTCCTTATTTTCATGTTGATGCGGTCTGTCCCCGGTGATCCTGCCGTTCTTATTGTGGGCGACCTTGCAGACCCTGCGGTACTGGCACAAGTGCGGTTGGAACTTGGTTTGGATAAACCCGCTTATGTGCAGTTTTGGCTATGGCTTAGCCGCGCCCTTGGGGGCGATCTTGGGGTTTCGCTTATTACCGGCGAGGATATTTTAACGGGGCTTCTATCGCGGTTTACTGTTACGGCTCAGGTGGTTCTTGTTGCAATCCTCTTTTCTGCGTCGATTGCAATTCCTGCAGGTATGGTAGCGGCGTGGCGGCAAAATAGGCCGACAGATTTCTCCATCGTGTTTTTGATGAATGTATTTTTGTCTATTCCGGGTTTTTGGATGGCCCTGATGTTCATCTTTTTGTTTGGGGTTTATCTTAACTGGTTACCTACTATTGGCTATGTATCGCTTGCCGAGGACTTCAGCGGCGGTATGAAATATCTACTGATGCCGGTTTTGTCTCTGGTGTTTCTGGAGGTTGCTACCCTTACACGGATGATGCGTGCCAGTTCTATTGAAGTTCTGCGTCAGGAATATGTGACGCACGCCCGTGCAAAAGGTCTTAGTGAAGGTGTGGTGCTGAGGCGGCATGTGTTTAAAAATGCTTTTGCACCCACACTTACAATGCTGGGCTTAACGCTTGGCTCGCTCCTTGGCGGCGCAGCGGTTATTGAAACTGTCTTCACATTACCGGGTTTGGGGCGTTTCCTTGTCGAGGCGATATACGCTCGCGACTATGCTGTTGTGCAGGGTGTGTTGATATTTGTGGCAGGGGTTTACGTGCTTGTAAACTTGTGTGTGGACCTGCTGTATCCAGTACTTGATCCAAGGGTAAGACTATGACGAGTAGCCGTCCATGGTACCTGCGCCGTGTAAACGGAGCAGTAGGCCTTTTCCTTATTAGTGTTGCGTTTATTCTGGCGGTGATGGCACAGATTTATACGCCCTACAGCCCTATTGCGTTAGATTTTGAGGCATATCTAGCGGCCCCTTCTGCTGATCACTGGTTTGGTACTGATCAGTTTGGCCGCGATGTTTTTAGCCGTCTTATGTCGGCCTCGTGGGTTAGTTTAAGTGTAAGTTTTTATGTTGTTGCTTTTGCTATGCTGCTTGGTGTGCCCATTGGTGCGCTGGCAGGGTATTGCGGTAACTGGGTTGACCGGGTGGTTATGTCTGTAACGGATGCGTTTATGGCGCTTCCCAGTTTGCTTCTTGCGCTTGCTATCATGAGCGCGATCGGCCCGGGTAAATGGGGTGTGGTTCTGGCACTGGGTCTTGCTTATACACCGAGTGTAATCAGGGTTGTGCGGGGGTCTGTCCTTTCTATCCGGGAAAAAGAGTATGTCGATGCCTCGCGGGTTATGGGCAATAGCGAGCTTTACACAGTTATTCGGCACGTTATTCCTAACTGCGTTGGTCCCCTTATTGTGCTGGGTACCGTTTTTTTTGCGCTCTCCATTCTATCAGAAAGTGCGCTTAGCTTTTTGGGTTTAGGCGTGCCGCCACCATACCCAAGCTGGGGCGGCATGCTTTCTGATGCGCGCATATATTTTTCGATCGCGCCGTGGCTTGTTATTTTCCCCGGCCTTGCCATCACTGTAACGCTACTGGGGATTAACCTGTTCGGCGATGCCCTAAGAGATCGCTACGACCCGAGGATGTCAGGGCTATGACAGATGTGATGACAGCACCAGATACCATAGCCAAAGAAACCGCAGAACCGCTCTTGCGCTTTGAGGGCTTGAGTATTCGCTTTGGTAGTGCAGACTACGGTGTATCCGTAGTGAAGGGCTTTTCTGCGAGCCTGCATGCAGGTAAGATTCTGGCATTAGTCGGCGAATCCGGTAGCGGTAAAACCATGGTCTCCAGAGCTGTGCTGAGATTACTGCCCCCTGGCGGGCACATATCTGGTGGGCGTATTCTGTTTAAGGGCAAAGACCTGGCTGCTCTTTCAGCCCGCGAGATGCAAGACGTTAGAGGTGTCAGCATAGGCATGGTTTTCCAAGAGCCAATGACTTCCCTCAACCCTACTTTAACGGTTGGGTTTCAAATGGCAGAGGCCCTGAAATGGCACTTTAACCTGCCCGACGGGGAATGCCGCGAACGATCTATTGCTATGCTGAAGCGGGTGCGGATTACCGACCCTGAAACCTGCCTTGCAAAATTTCCGCATGAGTTTTCGGGCGGCATGCGCCAGCGTATTCTGCTTGCAAGTGTTTTGCTGATGAAACCTGCGGTGCTGATTGCAGATGAACCGACAACTGCTCTTGATGTTCTCGCACAAAAGCAGGTGATGGATATTATGTGCGAAATTGTGCACGAACTGGGTGTTGCTGTGCTGTTGATTACCCATGATCTGGGCCTCGTTGCGCAGTATGCAGATCAGGTTGCTGTTATAAAAAAAGGCGATCTGATAGAAATGGGGTCTATCAGCGACACTTTGCTAGCCCCCAAGCATGCTTATACACAGTCACTAATGGGCGCTCTGCCTGTTCGCTACACTGATATAAAAGCCGAAGTGAAAACACCGCCGCTTTGCGAAATAAAAGGGGTGTCTGTTGCTTATAGGGGGCGGCGTCAGTGGCCGTGGCAAGCACAGCCTGTGCATAAAGTACTGCATGATGTCAGCCTTGATTTGCGGCAAGGCGAAACCTTTGTTGTCGTGGGCGAGTCTGGTTCGGGCAAAACAACATTGGCCCGAACAATGCTGGGTTTGATCAGGCCTGATTCTGGTTCTGTTATCTATAATGGAACCGATATTGGGACATTAGATAAAAGTGCTTTTCTGGTGCTTCGTCAGAAAATGCAAATGGTATTTCAGGATCCATATTCTGCACTTGATCCCCGGATGTTTGTTGGGGCAACCATTGCCGAAGGCCTGCGTCATGAAAGCAACATGACGAGAGCCAAGGTTAGGGCTGCCACACTTGATATTCTGCGCGAGGTTGGCCTTGATGAAAGCTATTATGACAGGTTCCCTCACGAGCTTTCAGGGGGGCAGCGGCAGCGGGTGAACATTGCACGGGCACTTGTTTCGCAGCCTGATTTTGTTGTTGCTGATGAGCCTGTTTCGGCACTGGATATAACTGTGCAGGAAGAGATTTTAGAGCTGTTCAAGGCCTTGCAGCAGCGCCACAAGTTTGCGTGTCTTTTTATTACACATGACCTGAGTGTAGCAGAGCAAGTCGGCGATAGAATTGCCGTTATGTATCAGGGCAAACTGGTAGAAGCCGGTACACGTGATCAGGTTTTTGATGACCCGCGTCATCCCTATACATGTGCGCTTCTTGAAGCGGCACCCAGGCTTGTGAAGTCTAGAGGCGACAGCTACGAGCTTATATCCCTTAAAGAACAAAACCCAAGGCCCCCAGAGGGCTTTATGTTTGGCGGTTGGCACCCTGAATTGGCAGTGACCAGAAGCGTGGGAGAAGCAACGTTACACGATGTGGGAGCTGGGCATTTGGTTGCGTTTCAGGCTTTGTCAGAAAAGGAAAGAAATGTTTGATGTTCATAAAATGCCCGAGCAAATTTCCCCTAGTTTGGTGGAACTTTTGCAGCAAGTTGAAACAGCCACTGTTGGTCATTTCCTGCACACAGGATTTATAGACCGCGATATTCGGGCAGTATTGCCAGAAGCGCGGGTTGCAGGAACGGCTGTAACAGTTCGCATACCGCATGCAGACTCAACAGCCTTGCATTATTTACTGAAAACCGTACGCCCGGGCGATTTTGTTGTTGTGGAGCGTTGCGGCGATAGCCGGCATGCCTGCTGGGGCGGGGTTGTTACCCATGCCATGAAACGTGCGGGCATTGTGGGCGCGGTTATTGATGGGCCTGCAACAGATTTTGCAGAAATACGCTCTCTTGGGTTGCCAGTGTGGTGCAGGGGGCCTTCATCTATCACAACAAAACTGCTTGGGCTCGACGGTGCCATTAATGTGCCGGTTACTGTGGGCGGGCAAATTGTTCATCCTGGTGACGCTATTTTGGCCGATGAAAGCGGCGTTATCGCTCTCTCGAAAGCCGATGCAATAATGGTTGCTAATACGGCGCTCGATATGCAGCAGCGTGAAATTGAGGTGCTGGCCCGTTTATACGGCGGTGAATGCCTGCCTGATATTACCGGTGCGACCCAGATGGTCGAAAAATCTGCCTGAAACCTGTTTGAATATTTTAGAATATGTAGGAAAAAAAATGAAAGTTTGCCTAATACAAATGAACTCTCGCGATAGCCTCGTTGAAAATCTGCAACAGGCAGAAAACGCAGTGCGTTCAGCCGTTGCAGATACACACGCAAGGCTGGTTGTTTTGCCAGAGCTGTTTACATATCTTGGTGGCACAAAGGAAGGTAAACGCGAGGCTGGGCAGGTTTTCCCTGAAAGTGGTGCGTATCGGCTTTTACAGTCGCTTGCCAAAGAGTATGGTGTTTATCTGCACGGCGGAAGCATGATCGAACGGGACGGCGACCGGCTTTACAATACAACAGTTGTGTTTGACCCCAAGGGCAGCGAAATTGCCAAATACCGGAAAATTCACCTGTTTGATGTTGTGGCACCTGACGGCGCTGTCTTCCGGGAATCCGATGTGTTTGGGCGCGGTGAAAATATTGTCACTTACAAGGTAGATGATCATATAGTTGGCTGCAGTATTTGCTACGATTTGCGTTTCCCTGAACTTTATGCCGAATTAAGCAAGGCTGGCGCCGACATTATTATTGCCCCGGCAGCCTTTACGCTTATGACAGGCAAAGATCACTGGGAAATATTGTGCCGGTCGCGCGCAATGGAGACCCAAACCTATGTACTGGCAACAAATCAAGTGGGCACATACTCTGAAAATGGTGAACCACGGGCTTCTTATGGTCATTCAATGGTGGTTGACCCGTGGGGCACAGTGTTGGCCCGCGCACAGGCGAGAACAGGCCATATTGTTGCCTCACTAGACTTTGATTACTTGAATAAAGTGCGAGCAGACATCCCTGTTCAGCGGCACCATGTTTTGGGCCAGTAGAAAGGGATATCAAAATGCATAGTAAATTTAAGAATTTTGCTTTCTGGCTCTCAACGCCTAACCCGATGATGGTGGAAGCTGCACACGATAAAGGGCTAACACGGCTAGTGCTGGATCTTGAGCACGGGGCGTTTGACCAGTCCCAGTTGAATATGTTTATTCCTTTTTGCAAAGCGCTTGGCTTTGAAATTTGCGCCAAGGTTTTGGCACCAGAAGCCATGGCAATCCAGCAGGCGCTGGATTTTGGCGCGGACGCTGTAATTATTCCCCATGTGGAGGGCGTTGATCATGCCCGTGAAGTAACGGCACATGCAAAATATCCCCCGCTTGGTAACCGTAGTTATGCAGCGGGGCGCATAGTGCGCTATGATGCTTTGCCTGCGGGTTTTTTTCAAAACGAAAATAACCGGGTTAAATGTTACCCAATGGTTGAATCTTCTGCGGCACTCACTGATGTGGAAGCAATTTTGGCTTTGCCAACAGTGGACGGCCTTTTTGTTGGCCCGTCAGACCTTGCGCTTTCAAGGGGCCGGTCAACTTACTGTTTTGACGGTGACGACAGGACAGACATTAAACGTATCGCAGTAGCGGCGGAAAAATTTAAAAAACCATGGATAATGCCAGCATGGACGCAAGCGGAAAGGCAGTTTTCTCTTGAAAACAACGCGGCCTGGCTTGTTGCTTTAAATGAATTTGGTGTTGCTATGGCCGGACTTGGTGCGGGGCTTACACAAATAGAAAATAACCATTTATAGCGTACGCGGTGTGTCGTTTTGTTATGGTATGAAAGAGGTAAGGGATTTTGAAATGCAAAGACTGATCTTTAAAGTATTAATGTTTGCCGCACTTGTGGCTCCGGCGTATCTGCACGGCGCATATGCTGCTGACCCCATTCACTTTGGGAATAAATCCGTGATCCCGGAATATAATGTAATGGTACCCATGCGGGACGGCGTACGCCTTTCAACGGATATTTACAGGCCAGCAAAACCCGGTAAATACCCCGTTATTTTAACGCGAGATACCTATGATAATGGATCGCGTGATCAGGATATTGCAGAAGGCTATACATGGGCAGAACGAGGCTATGTTTTTATCCACCAGGACGTGCGCGGCCGTTATGATTCTGACGGCGGTCAGCATTACCCTTATAAATATGAAGCTGAAGATGGCTATGATACGCAGGTTTGGGCAGGTGAACAGCCTTGGTCAAACGGTAAAGTTGGCATGATGGGGGGGTCATACCTTGCATCTGTACAGTGGTTAAGCGCACCGCTGCGGGCGCCTTCCCTCACAGCCCTTGCACCGCGCATGACACCCTATAATTATTATCAGGATGTGGCTTACACCGGGGGGGCATTCCAGCTTTCATCTCGCATTGGTTGGGCGGCGCTTATTAGTGGCCGCACAAACCAGATTCGCCATTATGACTGGGATGAAAAGCTTTTACATTTACCGCTGAAAACCCTTGATAAAGCGATTGGTCACGACCTGCCTCATTTCCGCGATTGGCTGGCACATCCGTCTCATGATGAGTACTGGATGGAATATAATGTAGAGGCTCAGGCCGACCAGATTGATGTTCCGGCCTATAATATTGCGGGCTGGTATGATGTTTTCTTACGCGGCAACCTTACAAGCTTTGCTGATATGGGTAAAAAAGCCCGCAGCGAGAAAAACCGGCATGCTCAAAAGCTCATTATTGGGCCGTGGCCGCACACAGCAGCCCCGTCAGCCAAATTAGGTGAATTAGACTTTACAGACGCGGCTGTTGTTAGCTTTGACGATATACATATCAAATGGTTCGACTACTGGCTGAAGGGCACAGAAAACGGCGTACTAAATGAGGCACCCGTACGCCTGTTTGTGATGGGCGAAAATAAGTGGCGTGATGAGCAGGAATGGCCGCTCGCCCGCACGCAGTACACAAAATATTATTTTAACAGCAAAGGCAGCGCTAACAGTGCGCAAGGTAACGGCACGCTAAGTACAGAAAAGCCTGAAGCCAAAAAAGGTCATGACCAGTTTGTATATGACCCGAATAACCCAGTACCTACTCTGGGCGGCAACCTGATGTTTAAAACAACACCTGCGGGGCCATATGACCAAGCTGCCCTTGAAGAGCGTAAAGACATTCTTGTCTATACGACAGGGCCACTGGAGGCTGATACAGAGGTGACAGGGCCAATAGAGGTTACGTTATATGCGGCGTCTTCTGCGCTCGATACAGACTTTACAGCAAAGCTTGTTGATGTGCATCCAGACGGCAAAGCCTATAATTTGGCTGATGGTATTATCAGGGCGCGCCACCGGGAATCTTTCAAGTCTGAAAAGCTGCTCACACCGGGTAAAGTGTATGAATATACAATTGACCTTTGGGCAACAAGCAACCTGTTTAAAAAGGGGCACAAGATACGGGTGGATATTTCCAGCAGTAATTTCCCGCGCTTTGACCGTAACCCAAATACCGGGCATAAATTTGCTGAGGATGCAGAAATACAGACCGCAGAACAAACGATCTACCACACGGCCGAATATCCATCATATATAACTTTGCCGATAATACCGAGGTAGGGTAAAGATGTGTGCTTGTGATGCTTTTGATAAATAGGTGCCTGTGATGACACATAAACTTGACCGCTTTGATGTGGCTATACTCGAGGCTTTGCAGCGAGATGGCCGCATGACGCGTGTCAAACTGTCTGAAGTTGTGGGGCTTTCCCCTACACCGTGTCACGAACGCGTCAAGCGCCTTGAAAAAGATAAATACATTAAAAGCTACCACGCACAGGTTGATATTAACCGCTTCATGAAAATCTCCCTTGTGTATGTTACCATCACACTGGGGAGCCACAGGGCGAGTGACTTTACGATATTTGAACGTAATATAAAGCAGTATCCTGAGGTGCTCGAGTGCCACGCACTTGGTGGGGGCATTGACTATATTCTAAAGGTTATTGCTCATAATATTACGGACTATCAGAACTTTATGGAAGGTTTGCTTGAAAGCAATATTGGCATTAACCAGTATTTCACCCACTTTGTTACCAAGCCGGTTAAAGAATATGCTGGCTACCCTCTGTCTGATCTGATGATGAAATAACGAGGCTTAAGCCCTTGTGATAGCAAAAGGCCCGCTTTGTTAAGCGGGCCTTTCTTTATGACAGCAGTGTTTTCTATACCGTTAGGCCAATTTTACACCTTGCGCTGTTAGGGTGTCAGTAACTTCGTTTACTGCTTCTGCCACAGTTTTGATAATGTGATCGACATCCTCTTTTGTGGTAATCAGCGGCGGGGCAAACCCTAAAATATCGCCGTGTGGCATGGCGCGGGCAATAATGCCGCGTTTCAGGGTGGCAGCAGAAACTTGTGCCCCCACTTTAAGGGCTGCATCAAAGCGCTGTTTTTGGCTTCTGTCTTGAACAAACTCAAGTGCGCCCAGCATGCCTTGGCCGCGCACTTCACCAACAAGGGGGTGTTGGCTAAAGGCTTTTCTCAGTTCACTATTGAAGTAAGCGCCGGTGTCTTTGGCGTTTGCAACAATGTTATTGTCTTTCAAAACTTTCAGGTTGGCAAGGCCCGCTGCCGCACACAAAGGGTGCGCTGTGTATGTGTAGCCGTGGCTAAACGGGCCGTATTTCTCAGATCCCTGTTTCAGCACGTCCCATACTTTATCGCCGACAATAGAACCAGATAGCGGCAGGTATGCACTTGTCAGGCCTTTGGCTATTGTGATCAGGTCAGGTTTCATGCCGTAGAGGTGCGAACCAAAGTTTTCGCCCGTGCGCCCAAAGCCGCAAACCACTTCATCTGCGATCAGCAGAATATCATATTTGTTCAGAACGGCCTGTATTTCTGCCCAGTAATTTTCTGGCGGTGTAATAATGCCGCCTGTGCCCAGCATAGGCTCGCCGATAAAGGCTGCAACCGTGTCTGGCCCTTCTCTCAAAATCATTTCTTCAAGATCGCGCGCACATTTTTTTGAAAACTCGGCTTCTGTCATGCCGTCTTCTGCTTCAAAATAATAATGCGGGTTGGTTGTGTGCAATATGGGGCCACACGGCATATCAAAAGCAGTGTGGTAAAACGGCAGGCCTGTCATGCTGCCAGAGATAACAGTGGCCCCGTGATAGCCACGCAGGCGTGAGATAATTTTCTTCTTAGCCGGGCGGCCAAGGACATTATTATAGTACCATACAATCTTGGCCTGTGTTTCATTGGCATCAGACCCCGAAAGGCCATAAAATACCCGTGCCATGCCGGGGCCATACCACTTTAAAATTTCGTCTGAAAGCTTAATGGATGGCTCGCTGCCGTGGCCAGCATAGGCATGATAGTAAGCAAGTTCGCGTGCTTGCTCTGCAATCGCATCCGCTACAGCTTCATTGCCGTAGCCAATGTTGACGCAGTAAAGGCCTGAGAAGGCATCAATCAGCTCAATGCCGTCCGTGTCGTAAATACGGATACCTTTACCCTTTTTAATCACGCGTGAGGGCGTGTTACCTGCATCGTGGTCTGCAAGGTGTGCAAAGGGGTGGACCAGTGTTTTCCTGTCTAGGTCATTGATTGTTGTCATGCTGCATCTCCTGCAAATTCTGGTGCTAGGGTCGACATATTCCCAAGGCACATATATTTAATTTCAGTATATTCATCGAGGCCGTGCTTGCTGCCCTCACGGCCAAGGCCAGATTGCTTGAACCCGCCAAAAGGAGCAGGCGGGCCGGTAAAGGAAGGTGTGTTCACAGCAATCATGCCGTATTCCAGTTTTTCGCCCACATGCCACAGGGCGGCAA
Proteins encoded:
- a CDS encoding ABC transporter permease — encoded protein: MTSSRPWYLRRVNGAVGLFLISVAFILAVMAQIYTPYSPIALDFEAYLAAPSADHWFGTDQFGRDVFSRLMSASWVSLSVSFYVVAFAMLLGVPIGALAGYCGNWVDRVVMSVTDAFMALPSLLLALAIMSAIGPGKWGVVLALGLAYTPSVIRVVRGSVLSIREKEYVDASRVMGNSELYTVIRHVIPNCVGPLIVLGTVFFALSILSESALSFLGLGVPPPYPSWGGMLSDARIYFSIAPWLVIFPGLAITVTLLGINLFGDALRDRYDPRMSGL
- a CDS encoding RraA family protein, with translation MFDVHKMPEQISPSLVELLQQVETATVGHFLHTGFIDRDIRAVLPEARVAGTAVTVRIPHADSTALHYLLKTVRPGDFVVVERCGDSRHACWGGVVTHAMKRAGIVGAVIDGPATDFAEIRSLGLPVWCRGPSSITTKLLGLDGAINVPVTVGGQIVHPGDAILADESGVIALSKADAIMVANTALDMQQREIEVLARLYGGECLPDITGATQMVEKSA
- a CDS encoding HpcH/HpaI aldolase family protein — protein: MHSKFKNFAFWLSTPNPMMVEAAHDKGLTRLVLDLEHGAFDQSQLNMFIPFCKALGFEICAKVLAPEAMAIQQALDFGADAVIIPHVEGVDHAREVTAHAKYPPLGNRSYAAGRIVRYDALPAGFFQNENNRVKCYPMVESSAALTDVEAILALPTVDGLFVGPSDLALSRGRSTYCFDGDDRTDIKRIAVAAEKFKKPWIMPAWTQAERQFSLENNAAWLVALNEFGVAMAGLGAGLTQIENNHL
- a CDS encoding CocE/NonD family hydrolase; translation: MQRLIFKVLMFAALVAPAYLHGAYAADPIHFGNKSVIPEYNVMVPMRDGVRLSTDIYRPAKPGKYPVILTRDTYDNGSRDQDIAEGYTWAERGYVFIHQDVRGRYDSDGGQHYPYKYEAEDGYDTQVWAGEQPWSNGKVGMMGGSYLASVQWLSAPLRAPSLTALAPRMTPYNYYQDVAYTGGAFQLSSRIGWAALISGRTNQIRHYDWDEKLLHLPLKTLDKAIGHDLPHFRDWLAHPSHDEYWMEYNVEAQADQIDVPAYNIAGWYDVFLRGNLTSFADMGKKARSEKNRHAQKLIIGPWPHTAAPSAKLGELDFTDAAVVSFDDIHIKWFDYWLKGTENGVLNEAPVRLFVMGENKWRDEQEWPLARTQYTKYYFNSKGSANSAQGNGTLSTEKPEAKKGHDQFVYDPNNPVPTLGGNLMFKTTPAGPYDQAALEERKDILVYTTGPLEADTEVTGPIEVTLYAASSALDTDFTAKLVDVHPDGKAYNLADGIIRARHRESFKSEKLLTPGKVYEYTIDLWATSNLFKKGHKIRVDISSSNFPRFDRNPNTGHKFAEDAEIQTAEQTIYHTAEYPSYITLPIIPR
- a CDS encoding aminotransferase, whose product is MTTINDLDRKTLVHPFAHLADHDAGNTPSRVIKKGKGIRIYDTDGIELIDAFSGLYCVNIGYGNEAVADAIAEQARELAYYHAYAGHGSEPSIKLSDEILKWYGPGMARVFYGLSGSDANETQAKIVWYYNNVLGRPAKKKIISRLRGYHGATVISGSMTGLPFYHTAFDMPCGPILHTTNPHYYFEAEDGMTEAEFSKKCARDLEEMILREGPDTVAAFIGEPMLGTGGIITPPENYWAEIQAVLNKYDILLIADEVVCGFGRTGENFGSHLYGMKPDLITIAKGLTSAYLPLSGSIVGDKVWDVLKQGSEKYGPFSHGYTYTAHPLCAAAGLANLKVLKDNNIVANAKDTGAYFNSELRKAFSQHPLVGEVRGQGMLGALEFVQDRSQKQRFDAALKVGAQVSAATLKRGIIARAMPHGDILGFAPPLITTKEDVDHIIKTVAEAVNEVTDTLTAQGVKLA
- a CDS encoding ABC transporter permease; this translates as MFSYTLKKIIMTIPTLFILALLIFMLMRSVPGDPAVLIVGDLADPAVLAQVRLELGLDKPAYVQFWLWLSRALGGDLGVSLITGEDILTGLLSRFTVTAQVVLVAILFSASIAIPAGMVAAWRQNRPTDFSIVFLMNVFLSIPGFWMALMFIFLFGVYLNWLPTIGYVSLAEDFSGGMKYLLMPVLSLVFLEVATLTRMMRASSIEVLRQEYVTHARAKGLSEGVVLRRHVFKNAFAPTLTMLGLTLGSLLGGAAVIETVFTLPGLGRFLVEAIYARDYAVVQGVLIFVAGVYVLVNLCVDLLYPVLDPRVRL
- a CDS encoding dipeptide ABC transporter ATP-binding protein, translating into MTDVMTAPDTIAKETAEPLLRFEGLSIRFGSADYGVSVVKGFSASLHAGKILALVGESGSGKTMVSRAVLRLLPPGGHISGGRILFKGKDLAALSAREMQDVRGVSIGMVFQEPMTSLNPTLTVGFQMAEALKWHFNLPDGECRERSIAMLKRVRITDPETCLAKFPHEFSGGMRQRILLASVLLMKPAVLIADEPTTALDVLAQKQVMDIMCEIVHELGVAVLLITHDLGLVAQYADQVAVIKKGDLIEMGSISDTLLAPKHAYTQSLMGALPVRYTDIKAEVKTPPLCEIKGVSVAYRGRRQWPWQAQPVHKVLHDVSLDLRQGETFVVVGESGSGKTTLARTMLGLIRPDSGSVIYNGTDIGTLDKSAFLVLRQKMQMVFQDPYSALDPRMFVGATIAEGLRHESNMTRAKVRAATLDILREVGLDESYYDRFPHELSGGQRQRVNIARALVSQPDFVVADEPVSALDITVQEEILELFKALQQRHKFACLFITHDLSVAEQVGDRIAVMYQGKLVEAGTRDQVFDDPRHPYTCALLEAAPRLVKSRGDSYELISLKEQNPRPPEGFMFGGWHPELAVTRSVGEATLHDVGAGHLVAFQALSEKERNV
- a CDS encoding Lrp/AsnC family transcriptional regulator; this encodes MTHKLDRFDVAILEALQRDGRMTRVKLSEVVGLSPTPCHERVKRLEKDKYIKSYHAQVDINRFMKISLVYVTITLGSHRASDFTIFERNIKQYPEVLECHALGGGIDYILKVIAHNITDYQNFMEGLLESNIGINQYFTHFVTKPVKEYAGYPLSDLMMK
- a CDS encoding carbon-nitrogen hydrolase family protein, encoding MKVCLIQMNSRDSLVENLQQAENAVRSAVADTHARLVVLPELFTYLGGTKEGKREAGQVFPESGAYRLLQSLAKEYGVYLHGGSMIERDGDRLYNTTVVFDPKGSEIAKYRKIHLFDVVAPDGAVFRESDVFGRGENIVTYKVDDHIVGCSICYDLRFPELYAELSKAGADIIIAPAAFTLMTGKDHWEILCRSRAMETQTYVLATNQVGTYSENGEPRASYGHSMVVDPWGTVLARAQARTGHIVASLDFDYLNKVRADIPVQRHHVLGQ